A single region of the Photobacterium sanguinicancri genome encodes:
- the pntA gene encoding Re/Si-specific NAD(P)(+) transhydrogenase subunit alpha — translation MQIGVPKEILAHETRVAATPKTVEQLLKMGFSVAIESNAGVLASFDDAAFEAAGATIVSTEDVWQSDLILKVNAPQVNDETGVDEFELIKEGASLVSFIWPAQNQELLEKLSTKNINIMAMDSVPRISRAQALDALSSMANIAGYRAVVEAAHEFGRFFTGQITAAGKVPPAKVLVAGAGVAGLAAIGAAGSLGAIVRSFDVRPEVKEQVESMGAVFLEVDFKEDTSTGDGYAKEMSDEFNKAAERLYAEQAKDVDIIITTALIPGRPAPKLITKEMVDSMKAGSVIVDLAAANGGNCAYTEANKVITTPNGVKIIGYTDMVGRLPTQSSQLYGTNLVNLLKLLCKEKDGNINIDFDDEVLRGLTVIKDGEITWPAPPIKVSAAPQKPAPEVKPKVKAEEKPTSPVKKYGLMAAGLAAFGWIANYAPAEFLAHFTVFVLACVVGYYVVWNVSHALHTPLMSVTNAISGIIIIGAVLQIGQGIGVVTFLAFIAVLIASINIFGGFMVTRRMLEMFRKDK, via the coding sequence ATGCAGATTGGTGTGCCAAAAGAAATACTCGCGCACGAAACGCGAGTGGCTGCTACGCCTAAAACGGTTGAGCAGTTATTAAAAATGGGGTTCAGTGTTGCGATTGAAAGTAATGCTGGTGTCTTGGCTAGTTTTGACGATGCGGCTTTTGAAGCGGCGGGTGCAACTATCGTTTCAACCGAGGATGTGTGGCAATCAGATTTAATTCTGAAAGTTAACGCACCACAGGTTAATGACGAAACTGGCGTCGATGAATTTGAATTGATAAAAGAAGGCGCAAGCCTTGTTAGCTTTATTTGGCCTGCTCAGAACCAAGAATTGCTAGAAAAGCTATCAACTAAAAACATCAATATCATGGCGATGGACTCTGTACCGCGTATTTCGCGTGCGCAAGCACTTGATGCGTTGAGTTCTATGGCAAATATCGCGGGTTACCGTGCTGTTGTTGAAGCGGCTCATGAGTTTGGTCGTTTCTTTACGGGCCAAATCACAGCTGCTGGTAAGGTTCCACCTGCGAAAGTATTAGTTGCTGGTGCGGGTGTTGCTGGCCTAGCGGCTATCGGTGCTGCTGGTAGCCTTGGTGCTATTGTTCGTTCTTTTGATGTGCGTCCTGAGGTTAAGGAACAAGTTGAAAGTATGGGTGCTGTTTTCCTTGAAGTCGATTTCAAAGAAGACACCAGTACTGGCGATGGTTACGCAAAAGAAATGTCCGATGAATTCAACAAAGCAGCCGAGCGTTTATACGCAGAGCAAGCAAAAGACGTTGATATCATCATTACGACAGCATTGATCCCTGGCCGTCCTGCGCCTAAATTGATCACCAAAGAAATGGTTGATTCAATGAAAGCGGGTAGCGTGATTGTCGATTTGGCAGCGGCTAACGGCGGTAACTGTGCATACACTGAAGCTAACAAAGTGATTACGACGCCAAACGGTGTGAAAATCATTGGTTACACCGATATGGTAGGTCGCTTGCCGACTCAATCATCTCAGTTGTACGGTACAAACCTTGTTAACTTGCTCAAACTGCTTTGTAAAGAGAAAGACGGTAACATCAACATCGATTTTGATGATGAAGTGCTACGCGGTCTTACTGTGATCAAAGACGGTGAGATCACTTGGCCAGCGCCACCAATCAAAGTATCGGCTGCGCCTCAAAAACCAGCTCCAGAAGTTAAACCTAAAGTTAAAGCTGAAGAAAAACCGACTTCTCCTGTGAAGAAATATGGTTTGATGGCGGCAGGTTTAGCAGCATTCGGTTGGATTGCAAATTATGCTCCTGCTGAATTCCTTGCTCACTTTACGGTATTCGTTCTGGCATGTGTTGTTGGCTATTACGTGGTATGGAATGTATCTCATGCATTGCACACTCCGCTAATGTCGGTAACAAATGCTATTTCAGGCATCATCATTATTGGTGCGGTATTGCAGATAGGTCAGGGGATAGGTGTTGTCACCTTCTTGGCGTTTATTGCTGTTTTAATTGCAAGTATCAATATTTTTGGTGGCTTTATGGTGACCAGACGCATGCTTGAAATGTTCCGTAAAGATAAATAA
- the pntB gene encoding Re/Si-specific NAD(P)(+) transhydrogenase subunit beta — MSAGIVQAAYLVAAVLFIMSLAGLSKQETARAGNYYGIAGMGIALLATIFGPDAQGTSWIILAMVIGGGIGMHLAKKVEMTEMPELVAILHSFVGLAAVLVGFNTYIDHGELTGALLNIHLVEVFLGVFIGAVTFTGSIVAFGKLRGIIDSKSLMLPHRHKLNLAALVVSFLLMLYFVNVEGSTFALIVVTLIAFAFGYHLVASIGGADMPVVVSMLNSYSGWAAAAAGFMLANDLLIVTGALVGSSGAILSYIMCKAMNRSFISVIAGGFGTEVVVSSSDEEQGEHREASAEEVAEMLKDAKSVVITPGYGMAVAQAQYPVHEITDKLRAQGVNVRFGIHPVAGRLPGHMNVLLAEAKVPYDIVLEMDEINDDLSDTDVVLVIGANDTVNPAAMEDPNSPIAGMPVLEVWNAKHVIVFKRSMNTGYAGVQNPLFFKENTQMLFGDAKASVDDISKFL; from the coding sequence ATGTCTGCAGGAATCGTACAAGCGGCATACCTTGTTGCTGCGGTACTATTTATCATGTCTCTTGCGGGGCTTTCCAAGCAAGAAACAGCACGCGCAGGTAACTACTATGGCATCGCGGGTATGGGGATTGCGCTTCTAGCAACAATCTTTGGTCCTGATGCGCAAGGTACTAGCTGGATCATCTTAGCGATGGTTATCGGTGGTGGTATCGGTATGCACCTTGCTAAGAAAGTTGAAATGACTGAAATGCCTGAACTGGTTGCTATTCTACATAGCTTCGTTGGTTTAGCGGCAGTGCTAGTTGGTTTCAATACTTACATTGATCATGGCGAGCTAACAGGCGCACTATTGAACATCCACCTTGTGGAAGTCTTCCTTGGTGTATTCATTGGTGCTGTAACCTTCACTGGTTCAATCGTTGCGTTTGGTAAACTGCGCGGCATTATTGATTCTAAGTCTTTAATGCTTCCTCATCGCCATAAGCTAAACCTTGCGGCGTTAGTCGTTTCTTTCCTTCTTATGCTTTACTTCGTGAACGTAGAAGGTTCGACATTTGCACTGATTGTAGTAACGCTTATTGCATTTGCATTTGGTTATCACTTAGTAGCATCAATCGGTGGCGCAGATATGCCAGTGGTTGTTTCTATGCTTAACTCATACTCTGGTTGGGCAGCAGCGGCAGCGGGCTTCATGCTAGCCAATGACCTATTGATCGTGACAGGTGCATTGGTTGGTTCTTCTGGTGCCATTCTGTCTTACATCATGTGTAAAGCGATGAACCGTTCGTTTATCAGCGTTATTGCGGGTGGTTTTGGTACTGAAGTTGTTGTTTCTTCTTCTGACGAAGAGCAAGGTGAGCACCGTGAAGCATCAGCGGAAGAAGTTGCTGAAATGCTGAAAGATGCGAAATCAGTCGTGATTACTCCAGGGTACGGTATGGCAGTAGCGCAAGCTCAATACCCAGTACACGAGATCACTGATAAGTTACGTGCTCAAGGCGTGAATGTTCGCTTTGGTATTCACCCTGTAGCGGGTCGTTTACCTGGCCACATGAACGTACTGTTAGCGGAAGCAAAAGTACCATACGACATCGTATTAGAGATGGATGAGATTAATGATGATCTATCTGATACCGATGTAGTTTTGGTTATTGGCGCGAATGACACAGTTAACCCTGCTGCAATGGAAGATCCAAACAGCCCAATCGCAGGTATGCCTGTACTGGAAGTTTGGAATGCGAAACACGTAATTGTGTTTAAGCGTTCTATGAATACAGGTTACGCGGGTGTTCAAAACCCACTGTTCTTTAAAGAGAACACACAGATGCTATTTGGTGATGCGAAAGCAAGTGTTGATGATATTTCAAAATTCTTGTAA
- a CDS encoding class I SAM-dependent methyltransferase — MGDNKWEAFAQDFEQSNNYVVGVKDITLVKSELRRLKDLGNVLELGCGNGTYTECFLDSATTITATDISDQMVTITFDRFAQQDHVSVEVADCFKLQYADASFDTVFMANLLHVIPKPELALAECFRVLKAGGRLIVLSFTLHGMTWLNQLMLKYRYSRKYGTKSTSSIILTPQLAIEMIQPRGFKVSSSCLMGANVKAVYLRAEKVDK; from the coding sequence ATGGGTGATAATAAGTGGGAAGCTTTTGCGCAGGACTTTGAACAGAGTAATAACTATGTCGTTGGTGTAAAAGATATTACTTTGGTGAAGTCTGAACTGAGACGATTAAAAGATCTCGGCAATGTGTTAGAGCTTGGCTGTGGAAATGGTACTTATACCGAATGTTTTTTAGATTCCGCCACAACGATTACAGCGACGGATATATCGGATCAAATGGTCACCATTACTTTTGACAGATTTGCTCAACAAGATCATGTTAGCGTGGAAGTAGCGGATTGTTTTAAATTGCAGTATGCCGATGCTTCATTCGATACTGTTTTCATGGCGAATTTACTGCACGTTATACCTAAGCCTGAACTCGCTTTGGCTGAATGCTTTAGAGTACTAAAAGCGGGGGGACGACTTATCGTGCTGAGCTTTACTCTTCATGGTATGACTTGGTTAAACCAACTGATGCTTAAATATCGTTACAGTCGAAAATATGGCACAAAATCGACATCGTCAATAATTCTTACGCCGCAGTTAGCAATCGAAATGATTCAACCGCGAGGTTTTAAAGTATCCTCGAGTTGCCTAATGGGCGCGAATGTAAAAGCGGTATACCTTCGTGCTGAGAAGGTAGATAAATAG
- a CDS encoding NUDIX hydrolase: MKTTTLCQWKCFSVEEEGQTLPDGRVIRFTTVKHPGAVIIIPVTESGDLVLVNQYRPAIKQWILEFPAGTLEDSEQIEVCAHRELAEETQLAAKSWVSLGQLLPVPGFCDEVQHLFLAKDLQTTHGELDDDEIIEVITMSIEEFESLIANNTIQDAKTIATYMKAKLAGLL; this comes from the coding sequence ATGAAAACAACAACACTTTGCCAATGGAAATGCTTCTCTGTCGAAGAGGAGGGCCAAACGTTGCCTGATGGCCGAGTCATACGTTTCACTACCGTAAAACACCCTGGCGCAGTCATCATTATTCCCGTTACAGAAAGTGGTGACTTAGTTCTTGTCAATCAATACCGCCCCGCCATTAAACAATGGATTTTAGAATTCCCAGCAGGAACACTTGAAGATAGTGAGCAAATAGAAGTTTGCGCCCACCGTGAATTAGCAGAGGAAACCCAATTAGCAGCTAAGAGCTGGGTGAGTCTCGGGCAATTATTACCCGTACCCGGTTTTTGCGATGAAGTTCAGCATCTTTTTCTAGCTAAAGATCTACAAACAACTCACGGCGAACTTGATGATGATGAGATCATCGAAGTCATTACCATGAGTATTGAAGAGTTTGAATCACTGATCGCGAACAATACCATTCAAGATGCAAAAACGATTGCAACCTATATGAAAGCTAAGCTGGCGGGCTTGTTATAA
- the gltS gene encoding sodium/glutamate symporter: MNYIDGVLHIESFLAVTLGIIVLFVGRRLTQASYWLREFSIPEPVSGGILISITFAILHYATNIDVQFELAARDLLLVYFFTTIGINASLTDLFKGGKPLIILLSITIGYMLIQNITGIGIATLLDQPAAFGLLSGTVSLIGGHGTAIAWAPKIGETFDLDTAMEIGIASATFGLILASIMGGPIAKYLINKHNLTPSKDEEMDIGTKQSEPQPKINAYDFLDAVLAIHICIILGAILNKAVASAGLELPLFVTCLFAGILISNLVPASYPRLTGTRWPSRKPAVALIADIALGAFLAMSLMSMQLWALIDLAGPIFVILGAQFIVAVCIAIFVIFPLMGKTYDAAVVCAGFGGISLGSTPTAMANMSAVAQKYGNSHQAFIIVPLVCAFFIDLANALIIPYFIGFIS; the protein is encoded by the coding sequence ATGAACTATATCGACGGTGTACTCCACATCGAATCTTTCTTGGCGGTGACACTTGGCATTATTGTGCTTTTTGTTGGTCGGCGCTTAACCCAAGCGAGTTATTGGCTGCGTGAGTTCAGTATTCCCGAGCCAGTATCAGGCGGTATTTTAATCTCCATCACTTTTGCCATTTTGCACTATGCCACTAATATTGATGTGCAATTCGAGCTAGCCGCTCGTGATTTGTTACTGGTGTACTTTTTCACCACTATCGGTATTAACGCCAGCCTTACTGATTTATTCAAGGGCGGCAAGCCACTCATCATCCTGCTTTCTATTACAATCGGCTATATGCTCATTCAAAACATCACAGGCATTGGTATCGCGACCTTACTCGACCAACCTGCGGCATTTGGTTTATTAAGCGGTACAGTCTCATTGATTGGAGGTCACGGCACAGCTATCGCTTGGGCACCCAAAATTGGTGAAACCTTTGATTTAGATACCGCAATGGAAATCGGTATTGCCAGCGCAACATTTGGATTAATTCTCGCCAGTATTATGGGGGGACCAATCGCAAAGTATCTGATCAACAAACATAATTTAACCCCATCGAAAGATGAGGAAATGGACATAGGTACAAAACAGTCTGAGCCACAACCTAAGATCAACGCTTATGATTTTCTTGATGCTGTGTTAGCTATCCACATTTGTATTATCTTAGGCGCAATCCTAAACAAAGCGGTTGCATCAGCTGGCTTAGAACTGCCTCTTTTTGTCACTTGTTTGTTTGCCGGTATTCTAATCTCAAACCTTGTACCAGCCTCCTATCCTCGCCTAACAGGTACGCGTTGGCCCTCGCGTAAACCCGCGGTTGCCTTGATAGCAGATATTGCCTTGGGTGCATTCCTAGCAATGTCACTGATGAGCATGCAATTATGGGCGTTAATTGATTTAGCTGGCCCTATCTTTGTTATTCTTGGCGCACAGTTCATTGTCGCGGTTTGTATCGCCATCTTTGTTATCTTCCCATTAATGGGAAAAACCTATGATGCAGCAGTGGTTTGTGCGGGGTTTGGCGGTATATCGCTTGGGTCGACACCGACGGCAATGGCAAATATGTCAGCGGTTGCTCAAAAATATGGTAACTCCCACCAAGCCTTTATCATCGTGCCTCTGGTTTGTGCTTTCTTTATCGATTTGGCTAACGCCTTAATCATTCCTTACTTTATCGGATTTATCTCTTAA
- a CDS encoding efflux transporter outer membrane subunit — protein sequence MTFSTTRKLAPIALAMLLTGCAVGPDYQAPMVSIAESYLHTNTTNTASSDLWWQQLNDDTLNMLINDMQQQNVSLKVAAERIKMANQYQTMVASFKVPTISVGAGYYNYQISKNDSLAGPLVNPIAIPPVSPQLPSNVTLMDNQHDGGYIGASIAWELDLFGRIDRQADAAQIRVEQAEIMTSGLHTLLTADLIHNYLQYRGAQERKALAQANIEDQRKTRQLIKKVVKSGYGSQLDYAQATAALAATEALIPQLEIAEQAHKHRIALLLNEPLTQVDIRLARSERLPTLQGVIPTGLPSDLLKRRPDIRAAEREMAAVNEELAASIANRYPKFFLTGTPGVSASSFDDLFSSDSFGWAGSVGINWNVFDGGRGKAAVKMNEARFQSAALQYEHTVNAAITEVDSSLFAYGRSQETQKQIDEALAATDLAVSKAKSLYKAGLIDHLSVLDAQRQQRMVQDSQLAARLQTANITIAVYKALGGDWQITPPPSEQQPIPTANSNETSGASETLVSL from the coding sequence ATGACGTTTTCTACAACACGAAAATTAGCCCCCATTGCTCTTGCTATGTTGTTAACAGGCTGTGCAGTTGGACCTGATTATCAAGCCCCTATGGTATCTATAGCGGAGTCATACCTGCATACAAACACAACTAACACAGCATCAAGCGACTTATGGTGGCAGCAACTAAACGACGACACATTAAACATGTTAATCAACGACATGCAACAGCAAAACGTGTCGCTAAAAGTCGCCGCAGAACGCATCAAAATGGCGAATCAATACCAAACTATGGTTGCCTCGTTCAAAGTGCCAACAATCAGTGTTGGAGCGGGATATTATAACTATCAGATCAGTAAAAATGATTCGTTAGCAGGGCCATTAGTCAACCCCATTGCTATCCCGCCAGTTAGCCCTCAACTGCCATCTAACGTTACCTTAATGGATAATCAACATGACGGTGGCTATATCGGTGCCTCTATCGCTTGGGAGTTAGATCTTTTTGGTCGTATAGACCGCCAAGCTGACGCGGCTCAAATCCGCGTAGAACAAGCAGAAATAATGACATCGGGGCTACATACCTTATTAACGGCAGATTTGATCCATAACTACCTGCAATACCGTGGCGCACAAGAGCGAAAGGCATTAGCGCAGGCGAACATTGAAGACCAAAGAAAGACACGCCAACTGATAAAAAAAGTCGTTAAAAGTGGTTATGGTTCGCAGTTGGATTACGCACAAGCAACAGCCGCTTTAGCCGCAACAGAGGCGCTGATCCCACAATTAGAAATTGCAGAGCAAGCACATAAACACAGAATTGCTTTATTACTCAACGAACCATTGACCCAAGTGGATATACGGTTAGCTCGTTCGGAAAGGCTTCCTACCCTGCAAGGCGTGATTCCAACGGGCTTACCTTCAGATTTACTGAAACGTCGCCCTGATATTCGCGCCGCGGAACGTGAAATGGCCGCAGTAAATGAGGAACTCGCTGCCAGCATTGCGAATCGATATCCGAAATTTTTCCTAACAGGCACACCTGGCGTATCTGCCAGCAGTTTTGATGATCTGTTTAGCAGTGATTCTTTTGGATGGGCTGGTAGCGTAGGTATTAACTGGAATGTATTTGATGGCGGCCGAGGAAAAGCCGCAGTAAAAATGAATGAAGCACGTTTCCAATCTGCTGCGTTGCAATATGAACATACGGTCAATGCCGCGATTACAGAAGTCGATTCCAGTTTATTTGCTTATGGTCGCTCACAAGAAACCCAGAAACAAATTGATGAAGCATTAGCAGCAACAGACCTCGCTGTTAGTAAGGCAAAATCACTTTATAAAGCAGGCTTGATTGATCATCTATCAGTACTTGATGCACAACGCCAACAACGCATGGTTCAAGACAGTCAATTGGCAGCCCGCCTCCAAACAGCGAATATCACCATTGCTGTGTATAAAGCACTTGGTGGTGACTGGCAGATAACTCCACCACCAAGTGAACAACAACCAATACCAACCGCCAACTCGAATGAAACAAGTGGAGCAAGTGAAACATTAGTAAGCCTATAA
- a CDS encoding efflux RND transporter permease subunit, with protein MINLAEFAIRQRTFVIFFSVLSIIAGLYSYFDLGKLEDPSFTVKTAVVVTLYPGASAKEVEYQVTDTIETKLQEMGSLNRLRSLSRPGLSMVFVDLKENLNSDDLPQQWDLLRRKVNDVSLLLPATAQMNIVQDEFSEVYGMLFSIHSTDAAPEELRRYAETLQRQLKAVDGIKKIELHGVQPRAVYIDLPDERLAQYGLSASQIWNQLNSQNMVFEAGQFDAGQERIRVNQSSDFQSLADVKNLVIKGGVSELGTGLIRLADIANVTMGYQTPALTENRFNGEPAVTLAVSPVQSINVVSLGDSINTIIEDFKQTLPLGVEISTVAYQPEEVQKSIDDFVMNLLESVAIVFIVLWVFMGFKSASIVGGSLLLTILLTLVYMNVYNIDLHRVSLGTFILALGMLVDNAIVITDMMQSKLNKGIERTVAAIDSVKETTLPLLGATVIAIMGASPVLFSKTDAAEFAGSVFYIIAASLLLSWFVAMTFTALMCWLFIKPQTVKSGTKPNRLKQCIHWTVDHPAKTLAGLIPLIIVTALAVPYINVNFIPQSDRPVVFLDYWLPNGAKIEQTSADMKEIEQWLRSQPEVESISTMIGASVPRFSVTVEPEPLDPAYGQILINTTNFEGITTLIARGDKWLTANYPNAEPRFRGLKLATADKYAVEARFSGPDVTVLHRLAEQAKTIMAAHPESKYVRDDWRQTSKVMTPITNQEKLRRAGINRADIAFAMKRASNGMPLGQMNLNDELIPIQLRGSEQTMASLETLPVKSLLGLHTVPLGQVVDGFTLSAEESMIWRRDRLKTITAQAGVSRDSTPARVRNAIKADIEAIALPPGYHMEWGGEYYDENKAITDIFKQLPKAMLIMVVILVAMFNSFKQPVIILATIPLAATGATFALLGFGKPFGFMALIGAITLTGMIIKNGIVLMDQIELERKNGLALSDAIKEATVNRTMAISMGALTTALGMIPLLSDLLFDQMAATIIGGLAAATILSLLVMPAIYKLTTKDTSTLIETTTAEQI; from the coding sequence ATGATCAATTTAGCCGAATTCGCTATACGCCAGCGAACATTCGTCATCTTTTTCAGCGTACTAAGCATTATTGCAGGGCTTTACTCTTACTTCGATTTAGGCAAATTAGAAGATCCTAGCTTTACGGTTAAAACGGCTGTTGTCGTGACGCTGTACCCTGGTGCTTCCGCAAAAGAAGTCGAGTATCAAGTCACCGATACCATAGAAACTAAACTTCAAGAAATGGGCTCACTCAATCGACTACGTTCACTGTCGCGACCGGGTCTGTCAATGGTATTTGTTGATTTGAAAGAAAACCTCAACTCTGACGATTTACCACAGCAATGGGATTTATTACGTCGAAAAGTTAATGATGTGAGCTTGCTCTTACCTGCAACCGCACAAATGAATATCGTTCAAGATGAATTTTCTGAAGTCTACGGCATGCTATTTTCAATTCATAGTACCGATGCCGCGCCAGAAGAATTACGCCGATATGCAGAAACGCTTCAACGCCAATTAAAAGCTGTCGATGGTATCAAAAAAATAGAACTTCATGGGGTTCAACCGCGCGCTGTTTATATTGATTTACCAGACGAGCGTCTAGCACAGTATGGTTTGTCAGCATCTCAAATTTGGAACCAATTGAACTCCCAAAACATGGTGTTTGAAGCAGGTCAATTCGATGCAGGCCAAGAACGCATTCGTGTCAACCAAAGTAGTGACTTCCAATCACTGGCCGACGTTAAAAATCTCGTCATCAAAGGCGGCGTCAGCGAATTGGGGACCGGACTTATTCGCTTAGCTGACATTGCCAATGTCACTATGGGTTACCAAACACCAGCATTAACTGAAAACCGCTTTAATGGCGAACCCGCTGTCACATTAGCCGTTAGTCCAGTTCAAAGTATTAATGTTGTCTCACTTGGCGACTCAATAAATACAATTATTGAAGACTTCAAGCAAACCTTACCGCTGGGTGTTGAAATATCAACAGTGGCCTATCAACCTGAAGAAGTACAAAAATCAATCGATGATTTTGTCATGAACCTATTAGAAAGTGTGGCAATCGTCTTCATTGTTCTTTGGGTCTTCATGGGCTTTAAAAGTGCTTCTATCGTCGGTGGTAGTTTGCTACTCACTATTCTATTAACGCTTGTGTACATGAACGTCTACAATATTGATTTACATCGTGTATCTTTAGGCACATTTATTCTTGCATTAGGCATGCTTGTAGATAATGCCATTGTCATCACAGATATGATGCAGTCAAAGCTCAACAAAGGCATAGAACGTACAGTCGCTGCCATTGATTCAGTGAAAGAAACGACACTACCCCTGCTTGGCGCTACAGTTATTGCTATCATGGGTGCCAGCCCCGTTTTATTTTCTAAAACAGATGCAGCTGAATTTGCGGGTTCTGTCTTCTATATTATTGCCGCATCACTGTTGCTTTCATGGTTTGTAGCCATGACATTTACCGCCTTAATGTGCTGGCTATTCATTAAACCACAAACTGTCAAATCAGGCACAAAACCAAACCGATTAAAACAATGCATTCATTGGACCGTCGATCACCCAGCAAAAACACTCGCAGGTTTGATCCCGCTTATCATAGTGACAGCACTTGCCGTTCCCTACATTAATGTAAACTTCATTCCGCAATCTGATCGCCCTGTTGTTTTCCTCGATTACTGGCTACCAAACGGCGCAAAAATCGAACAAACATCTGCTGACATGAAAGAAATTGAGCAATGGTTACGATCTCAACCTGAAGTCGAAAGCATCTCAACTATGATTGGCGCGAGCGTACCTCGTTTCTCTGTCACTGTAGAACCAGAGCCGCTCGATCCCGCCTATGGCCAAATACTCATCAACACAACAAACTTTGAAGGGATCACCACGCTAATTGCGCGTGGTGATAAATGGCTAACGGCGAATTACCCTAACGCAGAACCTCGTTTCCGTGGTCTGAAGCTGGCTACCGCAGATAAATACGCAGTAGAAGCACGGTTCTCAGGCCCTGATGTAACCGTTTTGCATCGTCTTGCAGAGCAAGCGAAAACCATTATGGCAGCACACCCAGAAAGTAAGTATGTACGTGATGATTGGCGTCAGACCAGTAAAGTCATGACCCCTATTACTAATCAAGAAAAATTACGTCGTGCAGGGATCAACCGAGCTGATATTGCATTCGCGATGAAGAGAGCATCAAATGGCATGCCACTTGGTCAAATGAACCTAAATGATGAACTGATCCCAATTCAACTTCGTGGTTCAGAGCAAACCATGGCCTCGTTAGAAACACTGCCAGTAAAATCATTACTTGGCTTACATACGGTTCCACTCGGGCAGGTAGTTGATGGTTTTACGCTTTCCGCTGAAGAAAGTATGATTTGGCGTCGTGACCGCTTGAAAACCATCACGGCGCAAGCTGGTGTCAGCCGTGATTCAACCCCAGCGAGAGTGCGTAATGCGATCAAAGCCGATATTGAAGCGATCGCGCTTCCTCCTGGCTACCACATGGAATGGGGTGGCGAATATTATGATGAAAATAAAGCAATTACCGATATTTTCAAACAACTACCAAAAGCCATGCTGATCATGGTCGTGATTTTGGTTGCGATGTTCAATAGCTTTAAGCAACCCGTCATTATTCTTGCCACTATTCCACTTGCCGCTACTGGTGCCACTTTCGCCTTGCTGGGTTTTGGCAAGCCATTTGGCTTTATGGCATTGATTGGTGCAATTACCCTCACGGGCATGATTATCAAAAACGGTATCGTTTTGATGGATCAAATAGAGCTTGAACGAAAGAATGGTTTAGCCCTGTCAGATGCGATCAAAGAAGCGACCGTAAACCGTACTATGGCGATTTCAATGGGAGCATTAACCACGGCTCTTGGCATGATCCCACTGCTTAGCGACTTACTCTTCGATCAAATGGCAGCCACGATTATAGGCGGACTTGCTGCGGCAACGATACTGTCATTATTGGTGATGCCTGCTATTTATAAGCTAACGACAAAAGACACCTCAACATTAATAGAAACAACCACAGCAGAGCAAATTTAG